From Abyssibius alkaniclasticus:
ACGACTTCAACCGCGAGGGATTGGGTATCGAGGTTGATTTTTCCTTGCCCGCCGAAAGGGTCATCCGGAGCCTCAACCGCATCATCGAATGGCGCGGCAAGCCCGGCACCATAAGAGTCGACAACGGCCCGGAATACATCAGCGGAAAGGTGATGGAATGGGCCGAGGAAAAAGGGGTTACCATCCAGCACATCCGACCTGGCCAGCCGCAACAGAATGCCTACATCGAGCGATACAACCGCACGGTCCGGCATGAGTGGCTGGATCAATACATCATCGAAAGCATAGAGGAGGCGCAAGATCACGCCACGCAATGGCTATGGACATACAACAATGACCGCCCGAACATGGGCATAGGCGGCATCACACCCGCCCAGAAACTGAAAATGGCCGCGTAAGTTCTACGGACGCACCCCGTTAAAAACGGGGAGATTACCACCTGCGCCCCAAGTTCCCTCCAGCTTTGCGCGGAGTCCGTGGTGTTAAATTGATGGCGCTAGGCTGCCAGTTTGTCCATGCTCATTTTCTCAGCAAATTCCATTGGCGTCAGGTTGCCTAAGGCTGAATGGGGCCTCTGCCAGTTGTAATCCTCCTGCCATGTTGCCAGCGTTTCTCGGGCCTCGCGCAAGGTGCCAAACAGCGTTTCATTGAGGCATTCATCGCGCAACTTACCGTTGAAGCTTTCGATGAAACCGTTCTGCTGAGGCTTGCCGGGCGCGATGTAATGCCAGTCGATCCCGGTCTTCTGAACCCATTTGAGGATAGCCATGCTGGTGAACTCGGTCCCGTTATCTGACACGATTGTCGTAGGCATGCCGCGTTCGGCGATGATCTGATCCAACTCACGGGCAACGCGGTGACCTGACAGCGATGTATCAGCCACCAGCTCCAAGTTCTCACGACTGAAGTCATCAACGACCGCCAAGATGCGGAAGCGACGACCGTCTGTCAGCGCATCAGACACGAAATCCAGGCTCCAGCGTTGGTTTGGGCCATCCGGCAGCACCATTGGCTTTCTTGTGCCCAAGGCCCGTTTCCGACCACCCCTACGGCGCACTTGCAACTTCTCCTCGACATAAATGCGCCTCAACTTCTTATGATTCACGATGTGGCCCTCGCGCGCGATCATGACGTGGATGCGCCGATATCCAAACCGGCGCCGTTCACGAGAAACCCGTTTTATGACCTCACGCAGATCGCCATCATCGTCACGGATCGACTGATATCGAACCGTCGATCGATCAATCTGCAGCACATCACACGCCCGCCGCTGGCTCACGCCGTGCGCTTCGCACAGGTGAACCACCGCTTGTCGCTTCGCTTCGGGCGTCACCACTTTTTTGAATTGATGTCTCGCAGCATGGCATTGTCGAGCATCTGTTCCGCCAGCAACTTCTTCAGCTTCACGTTCTCATCTTCCAGCGCCCGCAGTCGCTTGGCATCCGAGGGTTCCATGCCGCCATACTTCGATTTGTATTTGTAGAACGTCGCCGAGCTGATCCCATGCCGCCGACATACATCGGCGGTCTTCTCACCAGCTTCCTACTCCTTGATCATCGCAATGATCTGCTCGTCCGTGAACCGTGCTTTCATTTGTCCGTCCTTTGGTTGGGCGGACTCTACATCAAACCGGAGGAGTTTCAGGGGGTCAGGTCAGATGTTGGGACGGGTTGCGGACGCGGTAGTGCTGAGTGAGGAGGAGCGGCGGTTTCTTGAGGGTCAGGTTCGGCGGCACAAAGCGCCACGTTCGCTGTCAGACCGTTGCCGGATGATCTTGCTGTGCGCCGAAGGCTTGCCGAGCAAGGCAGTGGCGGTGCAGCTTGGGGTGCATGAACATACAGTTGGAAAGTGGCGCAGGCGTTTTGTCCGGGATCGGATTGAGGGCCTCACAGATGAATACCGCCCGGGCCGCCCGCGCACGGTCGCCGATGAGCAGGTGGCCGAAGTGATCGAGCGCACGTTGAACACCACGCCCAAGGATGCCACGCATTGGTCGATCCGCTCGATGGCGGCTGAGACGCGGCTGTCTCACACGACAATGCGGCGGATCTGGAATGCGTTCGGCTTGCAACCGCATCGGAGCGAGACGTTCAAGCTGTCGACCGATCCGCTGTTTGTGGACAAGGTGCAGGATATCGTTGGCCTCTACATGTCGCCGCCGAACCGGGCTATCGTATTGTGTGTGGACGAGAAATCGCAAATCCAGGCTCTTGACCGCGAACAACCCGTCCTGCCCATGGCCCCTGGTGTCGCCGAGCGCAGAACCCATACCTATATCCGCCACGGCACGACCTCGCTCTTTGCGGCGCTGGATATCGCCACCGGCGTCGTGATCGGAAAATGCTACAAACGGCATCGCGCGACCGAGTTTCTGGACTTTCTGAAGCGGATCGACCAGCACATGCCCGCAGGTCCGGACGTGCATATCGTCATGGATAATTACGCCACCCACAAAACCCCGAAGATCAAGGCATGGCTGGCGCGCAGGCCGCATTGGCATGTCCACTTCACGCCGACCTCTGCGTCATGGATCAATCAGGTCGAACGCTGGTTCGCCGAACTGACGCGCAAGCAACTGCAACGCGGCGTCCACCGTTCAACGGCGGAACTCGAGGCCGATATCGCCGCATTTATCGACGCCCACAATGAGAACACAAAGCCATACAAATGGGTCAAACCCGCCGACGAAATCCTCGCCTCCGTCAAGAGGTTCTGCCAGAGAACCCAGCAAACCCTATGCGGCGAACTTTAGATTCAGGTGACTAGTTTGAATGATGACTGCGGCGATTGA
This genomic window contains:
- a CDS encoding IS630 family transposase, which translates into the protein MLGRVADAVVLSEEERRFLEGQVRRHKAPRSLSDRCRMILLCAEGLPSKAVAVQLGVHEHTVGKWRRRFVRDRIEGLTDEYRPGRPRTVADEQVAEVIERTLNTTPKDATHWSIRSMAAETRLSHTTMRRIWNAFGLQPHRSETFKLSTDPLFVDKVQDIVGLYMSPPNRAIVLCVDEKSQIQALDREQPVLPMAPGVAERRTHTYIRHGTTSLFAALDIATGVVIGKCYKRHRATEFLDFLKRIDQHMPAGPDVHIVMDNYATHKTPKIKAWLARRPHWHVHFTPTSASWINQVERWFAELTRKQLQRGVHRSTAELEADIAAFIDAHNENTKPYKWVKPADEILASVKRFCQRTQQTLCGEL